A DNA window from Jaculus jaculus isolate mJacJac1 chromosome 1, mJacJac1.mat.Y.cur, whole genome shotgun sequence contains the following coding sequences:
- the Scrg1 gene encoding scrapie-responsive protein 1 codes for MKFLVLVAVSLTLLLGTHAMPSNRLSCYRKILKDRNCHSLPEGAAHLTQIDENVQDHFWDGKGCEMICYCNFSELLCCPKDVFFGPKISFVIPCNNH; via the exons atgaaatttttggtACTTGTTGCTGTCAGCTTAACTTTGCTGCTGGGAACCCATGCCATGCCTTCAAATCGCCTTTCTTGCTACAGAAAGATACTAAAAGATCGCAACTGTCACAGCCTTCCAGAGGGAGCAGCCCATCTTACGCAGATTGATGAAAATGTCCAGGATCATTTCTGGGATGGGAAGGGATGTGAGATGATTTGTTACTGCAATTTCAGCGAGTTGCTCTGTTGCCCAAA AGATGTCTTCTTTGGACCGAAGATCTCTTTTGTAATCCCTTGCAACAACCACTGA
- the Sap30 gene encoding histone deacetylase complex subunit SAP30, translated as MNGFTPEDMSRGGDAAAAVAAVVAAAAAAASAGNGSGAGAGAEVPGAGAVSAAGPPGAAGPGPGQLCCLREDGERCGRAAGNASFSKRIQKSISQKKVKIELDKSARHLYICDYHKNLIQSVRNRRKRKGSDDDGGDSPVQDIDTPEVDLYQLQVNTLRRYKRHFKLPTRPGLNKAQLVEIVGCHFRSIPVNEKDTLTYFIYSVKNDKNKSDLKVDGGVH; from the exons ATGAACGGCTTCACGCCTGAGGACATGAGCCGTGGAGGGGACGCGGCCGCCGCCGTGGCCGCCGTGGTTGCGGCTGCAGCCGCCGCCGCCTCGGCCGGGAACGGGAGCGGGGCGGGCGCCGGGGCTGAGGTGCCGGGCGCCGGGGCAGTCTCGGCGGCTGGGCCCCCGGGAGCAGCGGGCCCGGGCCCGGGACAACTGTGTTGTCTGCGGGAGGACGGCGAGCGGTGCGGGCGCGCGGCGGGCAACGCCAGCTTCAGCAAGAGGATCCAGAAGAGCATCTCCCAGAAGAAGGTGAAGATTGAGCTGGATAAGAGC GCAAGGCATCTTTACATTTGTGATTATCATAAAAACTTAATTCAGAGTGTCCggaacagaagaaagagaaaagggagtgATGATGATGGAGGGGATTCACCTGTTCAAGATATTGATACTCCAGAG GTTGACTTATACCAATTACAAGTAAATACACTTAGGAGATACAAAAGACACTTCAAGCTACCAACCAGACCAGGACTTAATAAAGCAcaacttgttgag atagTTGGTTGCCACTTTCGGTCTATTCCTGTGAATGAAAAAGACACCCTCACATATTTCATCTACTCAGTGAAGAATGACAAGAACAAATCTGATCTCAAGGTTGATGGTGGTGTTCACTAG